The sequence below is a genomic window from Hippocampus zosterae strain Florida chromosome 7, ASM2543408v3, whole genome shotgun sequence.
CTCCAGAACCACTTGgcattgttttccttttgaTTACCGTGGTGTCCaccatttgtctttttgttttacgtGTCTGTCCTCTTATTCCAACCCGCCCAGGTGGAGAAGCGTTGAGAGAGCGGCGCCGCTTGAGTGAAGAACTCACCTGAACGGTACTCCAGGGTGAGCTCGCCTAGTCTCCCCTCCTGTACCTTATTGTGGTCACTCGTCAGTATGatgctttttccccccccctcccctttcctcactgctgtctttcattttccgggcttggggcggggggcttcCTACTATCGTGATTGAATGAGCCACCTGGGTGTTGAAAATCAGTGCTCGTTGCTCTTTCCAACCAATGAAAAGCTTTCAAAAGTATTCAGACATAATTGTCTTGATTAATTTAATTGAAAGTGCGTGTCCAGTTTATGGCAAGCTCCTGCGAATCGAAGGCTTCTTTGGAGTATGCTGCGACACACTTAAATGGGGTGAGGTGCGTTTCGTATCTCTTGCCGCTAGGGGAAGCTGTTTTGCCACTGCCTCCGTTCTTCCTTGATGAGATGCCGCTGCATTTACTCTGCGTCTTCACTTCCTGCTTTGTCACGATTTGATCAGACAAATGCCAACTAAATGAGCTGTTTTTGCGTTTGCTCAGTTTTCTCACTTGGGATTCTCGATGCCATTGGGCCTAAAATGGACTCCTGTCGAAACAATGGATTTGGAGCACAGCTGCGGTTTTACTCAATAACGCCACATGGGGGCGCAAGTGGGCCGCGCCAGTTATGCCACGCAGGTAAGCTTGGAGTGGATGGAGCGCGAGTTGGCGCGTCTTGACATCTTCGGTTAATATGGATTCAGTTGCCAGCCGATTATTCTTTAAGAAATGTTTGCCACATCAGAATTGTCGTCCTTTGTCACCAGGAGCAGAAGCTTCTTGATTCACACGGAGTTTTCACACACTCGAAGGGACCCTGTAGAAGTAGGTATCcccttaaatacattttcattttttaagtagtccacacaattttccccgtgtgtgtgtgcacgcaccgACTTGTGGCTcttctcaaaaaagaaaaagtcagcgATTTCTCCCTTTTCATTGTTGTTAGCTGTCCCTATTCAAAATAAACAGTCTGGTTTGACCTCATTGTTGTTTTAGGCtgaattttacattgttttgtgttttaacaAACAGTCAAAACTCGGTTTTCGAATGTCTCGGTTCTCGGCCAATTcaattttcgaccaaaaatttcaaacaagtttcggttctcaaacaaactgagcgcacttgaatgcacaatttgactcctctcgccttcctttcacgaggaagtgacgctccctcgtgttgctttccatcctcaataaacatttttatttccaaaagagcatggtttcggttttcgaacagccttctggaacggattatggacgaaaaccgaggttttacTACTTTTTAAATCGACTATTGTTCCAGATTAGCTACTTTACAATTAAACTGGCTCGTCTATGTTCGGTGGGGCCAAGTAACTTGGCTCACATCATCATTTAGAGTAGACCTACCAATAACTAATCTCTGAACATTGATTGTTCAGAGATTAGATCAACTGTATTTGTAGATGCACGTTAAAACATTACAGTCTTGCATTAAATTATTTGCAAACTGGGTTTTAGGGATGTTAACGATTCACTCGGGCCCGATTAAAATTTCCCTTCACGATTTTGATtcggtttgtttatttttccaaaattaAATTTTATAAACAAAAGATATCTGTACTTTAACGTCTGCATTTTGCCTTTCGTACGACTTGTTTGGAGCAGCCGTGGATATCACGTGGACGTGAGCCATGTAAAGAGCGCCCGCTATGGGGCGTGGACAACGTGAACACGTGACGCGCTTGCGTCCAACGTCGATCGGAGCCAAGATGGCGGCGTGCGGCGGAGAGTCTTCTCAAGCGACGCCCGATGATTTATTTCAGAACTTTTACACCGAGGTATCGCCAAGTCGCATGGCTGGAGTTTAACTGGTCGTTCTCTTGATAACACCAAGCAAGTGCAGTCGTTCCGGTTGCGGTAGCCCCGCGTGCCTTCCCGCATGCCTGAATCTCGGCTAGCGACAAGCTAAACATGGCTAACGGTGGGGTAGCCTTTCGTTGAAACATTCAACATCACTCATCGTATATAAGAATAAATGGCACACAATTTTGCGCTGAGCCATGCTCGGTTACAATCTGTAACGAAAATTTTCAGAGGAACCTTGTTTGGGGCTAAACGTGATCGGTACTTTGTATTGTCTTTCTAGTCAGGCTTGCGCTCACATGTAACGTAACGACATGTTTAAATATGGGTTGCAGGTGAAGCAGATAGAGAAAAGAGACTCCGTGTTAACGTCCAAGCAGCAGATAGATCGACTGCTCAGGCCTGGCTCGTCCTACTTTAATTTAAACCCCTTCGAGGTAAATGTTCCACGAACTGTCATTTTTTCTCGTTACATCCTTCACGGTTTGCGTATTTTCAATTCATAAATGTTAATTTGCCCGTTTAGGTGCTGCAAATCGATCCAGATGCAACAGATATTGACTTGAAGAAAAGATTCAGAGCGGTAAAAAGTTATTTGTTCACGTTTAATGGTGCTAGAAATGTGTCTCCCTAACTGAGATGCGATTTATCGCGTCAGCTGTCCATTCTGGTccatccagacaaaaatcaggATGATGCAGACAGAGCACAGCAAGCGTTTGAAGGTTTGCATGAACTTGTGTACTTGATACAACCCatctctgacagtgtcaattaTTAAGAAGCATATAGATTTAAAtacttgtgtgtgtttcttttctaGCTGTGGACAAGGCGTACAAACTCCTTCAGGATGCAGACCAGAAAAAGAGGGCTTTAGATGTGATCCAGGCAGGAAGGGAATATGTAGACCATATGGTGAGCACTTGACCTAAACTATGTCAGGAAGGTGCATCGGCTCCTGTTTTGGTATGTAGCACATACGTTTGCAAGGAGCCATGACTCATTCACTTGGATGGATGGCATAGGAAAGGATATATTTCCGATgactaaaatgtatttacaaaaatgtaaatacatcGGCAACAATAACAGCCGCATGTACTTAACCATGCCctgtttgttgtcgttgtttgcCCACCGAAggtaaaagagaaaaagaagcagTTGAAGAAGGAAGGGAAATCTCAGATAGTAGAAGAGGATGACCCGGAAGTTGTAAGCGCCAACTGTCAAGCGGCCCGTGTTGAAATCAAGCCTCGGTTTCTATGTGGGGCGGTCCAGAAGTCATTTCTTCTTTCCCTCCACCAGTTCAAGCAAGCGGTTTATAAGCAGACCATGAAACTGTTTGCGGAGCTCGCCATCAAGAGGAAGGAAAGAGAAGCGAAGGACATGCATGAAAGGTTAAGTGCTTGAGCTGCTGGTGTTGcgtgcttggggggggggggggggggcaactgaaTACTGTATTCACAACCTGTTGTCTTCTGCAGGAAACGAGCACGAGAGGAAGAAATTGAGGCAGCAGAGAAAGCAAAGCGAGACCGGGAATGGCAGAAAAACTTTGAGGTAATGTCACTGTTTATTGGTTtccgacttttttttattttatttaaataaacacTCTGGCATTGGTGTCTAAACACTGTACAGGAAACGAGAGATGGCCGTGTGGACAGCTGGAGGACGTTCCAAGCAAAGGGAAAAAgcaaggagaagaagaacaGGTCCTTCCTCAAACCCCCCAAAGTAAAGATGGAGCAGAGAGAATGATGTACAAATGGGACTTGATTAACTTAAAACCTGTTATCCATACTGTGTATCCCTCCTTTATACACCCCTtacgtctcctttttttttttcttattcactGTCTTGCATCATGCCTACTTCATGTAAGTAAATAGTGCATCGTCCATATCTTAGAACGGGGATCGGCAACGCGCAGCTCTTTCGTGACATctcgtggctccctggagctttataaacatttttgaaaaggaaaaaaagattttgacagTAGGCTACTACAAATAGATatcgatacatgttgcagctctgaaaaaaaggaagagcTTTGGTGTTGGTTTTTTGAAAGGTGCAGTttgtttatgcttttaacagtttaactcgagaggcgttcaaaaaCAGCCtgcgaaaaacggaaattcatgatcaccgacactaagaaaagcgaaaataatgcataaaaaaaaatcaagtgaggaaatcacaaaataaaattctatgggggcgtttgtgaacgcACAacaggaataaataaacaattcagAGACAGTGCAGTCTCTTACACACAAACGACATTTGTTTcctttcattgtaagttttatagaaggcttttatttttattttttgggggctctagacatatttgttttttgtcctaaTTGGCTCTCAacgttttgggttgccgacccctgtctTAGAACTACAATGGTTGttgatgtgttaaaaaaaaaaaatacagaaacacaCCAAATCAAAGTTGGTCGTAAGAAGCCAATCTCCATTTTGTGGCCTGTGTATACATCCACTTTGGCAGCTACTGGACAAGGCTGCATTTGATGTCACgttgctgcagttttttttggcatttgtgTTTCAATAAATGACAGTAAGCCAGATAAGTGGAGCGTTGAGTCCTCTTCTTTGAACTCCTTGCTGTCAGGAAAGGGGGTCTTCAGTGGTTCACATGACACTGCACTGGTCTCCCCCCACTGCCGTAGCAGCAGATCCATTCACACCTCCCATCACACCATCCAGACTGAGACCCCGAAAAGCGCCAAAGAGGGAATCCTCCTTTTTTGCTGCAGGTTTTCTGATTGTCGCTGTTTGCTGCATATAGAAGGAAAGGTGAGCAACAAAAGATGAAAAGAGATGAAATATAAGTCGCACAAAAaaagcggagggggggggggggggattgtggtACATTCTTGGTAATTCGTCGTGGGCTGTTGGAAAGCCTGTTTATTGGTTGCTTCGTTCACCTGCTGGGGCACCTGCTCGCTGAAGTAGATTGATTCGATTTCTTCCGTTAGCGGTTAGCGGTCTTCAGCTAGCGAACAGAATCGTCGAGCTACGGCTGTATTTTGTTTATTCTTTTTCCAAGTTGGTTTGAGCAGCGTTTCACCGATGGCATTGTCGAAGAATTGGCATTTGGAGCACCAAGAGGAGCGTTTTCAAAACTGTAAACGCGAGCTGCGGTAGcgacacacacatttgtgtccCAAGGTCTGCCGCTAAGGTCGGCGGTGATTTCTTTCTCACAAACTCAAGACTTGTATCGAGTTTATTTTAGGGCTTGTCAGAATGATTTGGGGGCTATTTTTCGACTTAAGCCTCTGTGTATTATGTCCTCAACAGGTTGCAACACAGAAACTGCGAGAGTCACAGAAAAGTAAGTATTACTTTTTGGAAAACGTTCATTGATCAACCATATGCGAGCGTTGCTCTTTCAGATCCTGGTTAGGAAACAGAAAGTTATGCAAAAGTACTGAAATACTCAAGatataaatatgtatttcaatgttcaccagtaagcttGGAAATGCTTTTTAAGTTAAGCCTAAAATATGTAGAACTtcgaaaaaatattgaaatggcattttttgtgtttaataatACCCACGCACCCTTGGCAGGCAGTGATGGCTCCTGAAGTGAGTTT
It includes:
- the dnajc8 gene encoding dnaJ homolog subfamily C member 8 isoform X2, whose protein sequence is MPRRSRSFLIHTEFSHTRRDPVEVKQIEKRDSVLTSKQQIDRLLRPGSSYFNLNPFEVLQIDPDATDIDLKKRFRALSILVHPDKNQDDADRAQQAFEAVDKAYKLLQDADQKKRALDVIQAGREYVDHMVKEKKKQLKKEGKSQIVEEDDPEVFKQAVYKQTMKLFAELAIKRKEREAKDMHERKRAREEEIEAAEKAKRDREWQKNFEETRDGRVDSWRTFQAKGKSKEKKNRSFLKPPKVKMEQRE
- the dnajc8 gene encoding dnaJ homolog subfamily C member 8 isoform X1, which gives rise to MGRGQREHVTRLRPTSIGAKMAACGGESSQATPDDLFQNFYTEVKQIEKRDSVLTSKQQIDRLLRPGSSYFNLNPFEVLQIDPDATDIDLKKRFRALSILVHPDKNQDDADRAQQAFEAVDKAYKLLQDADQKKRALDVIQAGREYVDHMVKEKKKQLKKEGKSQIVEEDDPEVFKQAVYKQTMKLFAELAIKRKEREAKDMHERKRAREEEIEAAEKAKRDREWQKNFEETRDGRVDSWRTFQAKGKSKEKKNRSFLKPPKVKMEQRE